One window of the Klebsiella oxytoca genome contains the following:
- the tam gene encoding trans-aconitate 2-methyltransferase, whose product MADWNPSLYMKFGAERTRPAAELLSRVAHHPVTLAVDLGCGPGNSTALLRDAWPEATIMGVDNSPAMLEEAAQTLPDCRFIEADIAEYRPERPVDLIYANASLQWLTNHQRLFPRLISNLAANGVLAVQMPDNWQEPSHTLMRQIAEELGHPASGRHPLPQAQEYYDILTASGCEVDIWRTTYYHPLASHQAIIEWLQSTGLRPYLQRLDAQQRETFLACYLERLKQHYPLQCNGKVLLLFPRLFIVARR is encoded by the coding sequence ATGGCAGACTGGAATCCTTCCCTGTATATGAAATTTGGCGCTGAGCGCACGCGGCCCGCCGCCGAGCTTCTCTCCCGCGTCGCCCATCATCCTGTAACCCTGGCCGTTGATTTAGGCTGTGGTCCCGGCAACAGTACCGCTCTGCTACGTGATGCCTGGCCTGAAGCGACGATAATGGGTGTTGATAACTCTCCCGCGATGCTCGAAGAGGCCGCACAGACGCTACCGGACTGCCGGTTTATCGAAGCGGATATCGCCGAATACCGCCCTGAGCGGCCGGTTGACTTAATTTACGCTAATGCATCGCTGCAATGGCTAACGAACCATCAGCGGCTATTTCCTCGTCTGATAAGCAATCTCGCGGCAAATGGCGTTCTGGCTGTGCAAATGCCCGATAACTGGCAGGAGCCTTCTCATACCCTGATGCGTCAGATCGCGGAAGAACTGGGGCACCCTGCCAGCGGGCGGCATCCTTTACCGCAGGCGCAGGAGTACTACGATATTCTGACCGCCAGCGGCTGTGAGGTGGACATCTGGCGCACAACCTACTATCACCCGCTGGCATCGCATCAGGCCATTATTGAATGGCTACAGTCCACCGGGCTGCGGCCATATTTACAACGGCTTGATGCACAACAGCGTGAAACGTTTCTTGCATGTTATCTGGAACGGCTAAAACAGCACTATCCGTTACAGTGTAACGGAAAGGTATTATTACTATTTCCGCGTCTGTTTATCGTCGCACGTCGTTAA
- a CDS encoding GNAT family N-acetyltransferase: MVIEIREVSLQDKAQWLQLWEGYTHFYDSPQLPDVTEHTWQRMLDSASPVLGRVALADGNVAGFAICVLHEGTWVKTPVCYLEDLFVDPQVRGRGIARTLMQALQREGKEKGWSRMYWHTRTDNPARRLYDEFTPADDYVRYRVTL; the protein is encoded by the coding sequence ATGGTCATTGAAATTCGTGAAGTGAGTCTGCAGGACAAAGCGCAGTGGCTACAGCTTTGGGAAGGCTATACCCATTTCTACGATAGCCCGCAGCTGCCGGACGTCACCGAACATACCTGGCAACGCATGCTTGATTCCGCATCGCCCGTATTAGGCCGCGTGGCCCTTGCAGATGGCAATGTGGCGGGGTTTGCGATTTGCGTGCTCCATGAAGGAACGTGGGTCAAGACGCCTGTTTGCTATCTGGAGGATCTGTTTGTCGACCCCCAGGTTCGGGGGCGGGGCATCGCCAGAACATTAATGCAGGCGCTCCAGAGGGAAGGGAAAGAGAAAGGGTGGTCGCGCATGTACTGGCATACCCGGACTGACAACCCGGCGCGACGTCTCTATGATGAATTTACGCCCGCTGATGACTATGTTCGTTACCGCGTGACGCTCTGA
- a CDS encoding copper-binding protein, whose amino-acid sequence MRSTSIFLLITSLLTFAFASFNASAEDGAMHHHNMSSMAAMPEMNQPDDSATLYSASGVIKAWRDNAVVIAHDPIARLSWPAMTMSFALGNNQERKLAVGQKVDFTFRQTDSGYALVSITAQ is encoded by the coding sequence ATGCGTTCGACCTCTATTTTTCTGCTTATTACCAGCCTTCTGACCTTTGCCTTCGCTTCATTTAACGCCAGCGCTGAAGATGGCGCTATGCATCACCATAATATGTCCAGCATGGCAGCAATGCCGGAAATGAATCAGCCGGATGATTCCGCCACGCTTTATTCGGCCAGCGGCGTGATTAAGGCCTGGCGCGATAATGCTGTCGTAATTGCCCACGATCCGATAGCCCGGCTGAGCTGGCCGGCGATGACTATGAGTTTTGCGCTCGGTAATAACCAGGAGAGAAAGCTGGCGGTAGGGCAAAAGGTCGATTTTACCTTCCGCCAGACGGATTCCGGCTACGCGCTCGTTTCTATAACCGCGCAATAA
- a CDS encoding VOC family protein has product MEYDLAGMDVLFIAGFGPIAQSTAASREFYAAALGLPLKPMPGNEEYLLTEHGALDGVKHFALWPLAQAARSCFDADIWPDYLPVPQAWIEFEVRDIDSATDVLKARGYRLLVDNRMEPWGQTVTRLLSPEGLLAGITVTPWLREG; this is encoded by the coding sequence ATGGAATACGATTTAGCCGGAATGGATGTATTGTTTATCGCGGGCTTTGGGCCGATCGCGCAGTCCACTGCAGCCAGCCGGGAATTTTATGCCGCTGCGCTGGGTCTCCCGCTAAAACCAATGCCCGGCAATGAAGAGTATCTGCTGACCGAACATGGTGCGCTCGACGGGGTCAAACATTTTGCCCTGTGGCCTCTGGCTCAGGCGGCACGCTCCTGTTTTGACGCTGATATCTGGCCCGATTATTTGCCGGTGCCTCAGGCATGGATCGAGTTTGAAGTGCGCGATATCGACTCGGCAACCGATGTGCTGAAAGCCAGAGGCTATCGCCTGCTGGTGGATAATCGGATGGAGCCATGGGGACAAACCGTTACGCGACTGCTTAGCCCGGAAGGTTTGCTGGCAGGAATTACCGTAACCCCGTGGCTGCGTGAGGGTTAA
- a CDS encoding VOC family protein, translated as MTTHQMRIARPVTDPLLSSKMYCDGLGLEQIAQFVDHDGFSGVMVGRRDLGWHLEFTLCHHHPVTPTPSEEDLLVLYYPQIAEWQEQCERMLTAGFLSVSAFNPYWNVSGKTFIDHDGYRVVLQNRSWP; from the coding sequence ATGACAACTCACCAAATGCGCATCGCCAGACCGGTCACCGATCCTCTACTCAGTAGCAAAATGTACTGCGACGGGCTGGGCCTGGAACAAATTGCACAGTTTGTCGATCATGATGGCTTTAGCGGAGTTATGGTGGGCCGCCGCGATCTCGGCTGGCACCTTGAATTCACCCTCTGTCATCATCATCCGGTGACCCCCACCCCGAGCGAAGAAGATTTGCTGGTGCTCTATTACCCGCAAATCGCTGAATGGCAGGAACAGTGTGAGAGAATGCTGACCGCCGGTTTTTTGTCGGTCAGCGCATTTAATCCGTACTGGAACGTAAGCGGTAAAACGTTTATCGACCACGATGGCTATCGTGTGGTTCTGCAAAACAGAAGCTGGCCTTAA
- a CDS encoding TolC family protein, whose protein sequence is MHILNKAACGLPLLLSLVSTHGWATTLAEALSAAESYSAELSANDHQVNALKNMADSAMQLPDPKLKFGIENVPLGGNNARRLTREGMTMQRVGVMQDYVSSTKRERKADSITAEARRTAASTDVIRARLQRETAQAWLALAVAQKSLRSVQALISETSRHIGVQTAGISSASASPGSVLDVQLALNAMKNEQDNARRDVQVAQARLMQLTGKDVEDISGPLPRIERLPADEAALIEGIKLHPEVIQAAREADLAKAKSGQSAVAAIPDVGVEVYYARRGDDYDDMVGVMFTVDMPVFQGKRQDKDHAADVSRSYEANDRLTLLMREHQAQQYQLISQYNAAKAIYDRQQDEVLPLLRKKVSLVNAQYRAGSSALAELLSARRDLLSGEIARNNAEKALADAWVAIRYLIPQDVK, encoded by the coding sequence ATGCACATTTTAAACAAGGCGGCCTGCGGGCTGCCGCTCTTGCTGTCGCTGGTTTCCACCCACGGTTGGGCGACAACGTTGGCTGAGGCCTTGTCGGCTGCGGAAAGCTATTCTGCCGAGCTCTCCGCCAACGACCATCAGGTTAATGCATTAAAAAACATGGCGGACTCCGCTATGCAGCTGCCCGATCCGAAGCTGAAATTTGGTATCGAAAACGTCCCTCTGGGTGGGAATAACGCCAGACGCCTGACCCGCGAGGGAATGACCATGCAACGGGTTGGCGTGATGCAGGACTATGTCAGCAGCACCAAGCGCGAACGTAAGGCCGACTCGATAACCGCCGAGGCGCGCCGTACAGCCGCCAGTACCGATGTTATTCGCGCCCGATTACAGCGGGAAACCGCCCAGGCGTGGCTGGCGCTGGCGGTGGCGCAGAAATCGCTGCGTTCGGTACAGGCGTTGATTAGCGAAACCTCCCGACACATCGGCGTACAGACGGCGGGCATCAGCAGCGCCAGCGCCAGTCCCGGCAGCGTGCTTGACGTTCAGCTGGCGCTGAATGCCATGAAAAATGAACAGGATAATGCCCGCCGCGATGTTCAGGTCGCTCAGGCGCGTCTGATGCAGCTTACCGGTAAGGATGTCGAGGATATCTCCGGACCGCTGCCGCGAATTGAACGTTTGCCGGCCGACGAAGCCGCCTTGATTGAGGGAATAAAGCTACATCCGGAAGTGATTCAGGCCGCGCGCGAGGCGGATCTGGCAAAAGCGAAATCAGGCCAGTCGGCGGTGGCGGCGATCCCGGACGTTGGCGTCGAGGTCTATTACGCCAGGCGCGGGGATGATTACGACGACATGGTCGGGGTCATGTTTACCGTCGATATGCCCGTTTTTCAGGGCAAACGTCAGGATAAAGACCACGCGGCCGATGTTTCACGTAGCTATGAAGCTAACGATCGGCTGACGTTATTGATGCGCGAGCATCAGGCGCAGCAGTATCAGCTGATCTCGCAATATAACGCCGCGAAAGCCATTTATGACCGCCAGCAGGACGAGGTTCTGCCGCTGCTGCGCAAAAAGGTGAGCCTCGTCAACGCCCAGTATCGTGCCGGCAGCTCTGCTCTGGCGGAGCTGCTCTCTGCCCGCCGCGACCTGCTGAGCGGAGAAATTGCCCGCAACAATGCTGAAAAAGCCCTCGCCGACGCGTGGGTCGCCATTCGCTACCTTATTCCACAGGATGTTAAATAA
- a CDS encoding MBL fold metallo-hydrolase: protein MALLVKVLLENRLGEGQDNTLKVKPGLSLLLEDETSRVLFDTGPDDSFMQNARRMGVSLSDLTATVLSHGHYDHCGGVSWLPDNSRIICHPQVGQSRYSALTAVGRSWKIKKLSREIDYSRHRMEYSRQPLIIGERFMWSGEIDVAHPRAYGVLEGERQQTDYIADEGVLIYRSPRGLVIICGCGHRGLIDTISHCQKITGVRQIHAIIGGLHLRTAPPWEIRRLKQFLHQQKVEKVLACHCTGSWGRWWLSADSAPATGDTIVLE from the coding sequence ATGGCTTTACTCGTTAAGGTATTGCTCGAAAACCGCCTCGGCGAGGGACAGGATAACACGCTGAAGGTCAAACCCGGTTTAAGCCTGCTTTTAGAGGATGAAACCAGCCGCGTGCTATTTGATACAGGTCCTGACGACAGCTTTATGCAAAATGCGCGGCGGATGGGCGTTTCGTTAAGCGACCTGACCGCTACGGTGCTCTCACACGGTCATTACGATCACTGCGGCGGCGTGTCATGGCTGCCGGATAATAGCCGTATTATTTGCCATCCACAGGTCGGACAAAGCCGTTACTCGGCGCTAACCGCTGTCGGGCGCAGCTGGAAAATCAAAAAGCTATCGCGAGAAATTGACTATTCCCGCCACCGCATGGAGTACAGCCGCCAGCCGCTGATAATCGGCGAACGGTTCATGTGGTCCGGTGAGATAGACGTGGCTCACCCGCGAGCATATGGCGTTCTTGAGGGGGAGCGTCAGCAGACGGATTATATTGCCGATGAAGGCGTGTTGATTTACCGCTCGCCGCGAGGATTAGTTATCATTTGCGGATGCGGGCATCGCGGACTCATCGACACCATCAGCCATTGCCAAAAGATAACCGGCGTCCGCCAGATACACGCCATAATCGGCGGCCTTCATCTGCGTACCGCGCCCCCTTGGGAGATACGTCGCCTCAAGCAGTTTTTACACCAGCAGAAAGTGGAAAAAGTGCTGGCCTGTCACTGTACTGGTTCGTGGGGGCGCTGGTGGTTGTCTGCAGATTCGGCTCCGGCAACCGGCGATACGATAGTGCTGGAATAA
- a CDS encoding efflux RND transporter periplasmic adaptor subunit — MKLKTAFSLVVLAVALAAAGGYWLGTRHASTLSAGEAQAEPGGKVLYWYDPMVPGTRFDKPGKSPFMDMELVPRYADEGANDDAGGVQISARQQQNLGVRTAEVTRQTLAQTVSAFGTVAADERQVETVPALANGLIEKLYVNASQQFVKKNEALAELWLPQWAAAQQEYLAVRGLGDSGLTAAARARLQLQFMPESIIRSVERSGKPQTRMTVRAPHDGYVSKLDVRTGAQVTATQPLFELASLDPVWIVIDYPQSQASLLHVGSPVTATTSSWPGSEFQGTVSELLADLDATTRTLKARVVLNNPQHQLRPGMYLNVQLAEAGQRNSVLTIPEEALIATGASNRVLIADGAGYFRPVEVVAGRTQNGLVEIKSGLEEGQKVVTSGQFLIDSEASLRSALPQIAGQQEEIKSYSAHGVIKAVSDEAVTIAHQPVPELKWPAMIMDFAISSQQRQQMRPGESVMFSFVLTDEGARVTSVVPMNGAKEQP; from the coding sequence ATGAAGCTTAAAACTGCTTTTTCCCTTGTGGTGCTGGCTGTCGCCCTTGCCGCCGCGGGCGGATACTGGCTGGGCACGCGCCATGCATCGACGCTCTCCGCTGGCGAAGCGCAGGCGGAACCCGGCGGCAAAGTGCTGTACTGGTACGATCCGATGGTCCCCGGCACCCGTTTTGATAAACCGGGAAAATCGCCGTTTATGGATATGGAGCTGGTGCCGCGCTACGCCGATGAAGGCGCGAACGACGATGCCGGGGGCGTACAAATTAGCGCCCGTCAGCAGCAAAATCTGGGCGTACGCACCGCCGAGGTCACCCGGCAGACGCTGGCGCAGACGGTCAGCGCTTTTGGCACCGTCGCCGCAGACGAGCGTCAAGTAGAAACGGTTCCGGCGCTGGCCAACGGCCTGATTGAGAAACTTTACGTTAACGCTTCTCAGCAATTTGTGAAAAAGAATGAGGCGCTGGCAGAACTATGGCTCCCGCAGTGGGCGGCGGCGCAGCAGGAGTATCTGGCGGTGAGGGGGCTGGGCGATAGCGGGCTGACCGCCGCCGCCCGCGCCCGTCTGCAGCTGCAGTTTATGCCGGAGTCGATTATCCGCAGCGTCGAGCGTAGCGGTAAACCACAAACTCGTATGACGGTGCGCGCCCCTCATGACGGCTATGTCAGTAAGCTGGACGTGCGTACCGGCGCGCAGGTGACGGCTACCCAGCCGCTGTTCGAGCTGGCCAGCCTCGATCCGGTATGGATAGTGATTGATTATCCGCAAAGCCAGGCCAGCCTGCTGCACGTAGGCAGTCCCGTGACGGCGACCACCAGCAGCTGGCCGGGTAGCGAATTTCAGGGGACCGTCAGCGAGCTGCTTGCCGATCTCGACGCGACAACTCGTACGCTAAAAGCCCGCGTGGTGCTGAATAATCCGCAGCATCAGCTCAGGCCAGGGATGTATTTGAACGTGCAGCTGGCTGAGGCAGGCCAGAGGAATTCGGTTCTGACCATTCCGGAAGAGGCGCTGATCGCGACGGGTGCCAGCAATCGCGTGCTGATTGCTGACGGTGCGGGCTATTTCCGTCCGGTTGAAGTGGTCGCAGGGCGTACGCAAAATGGCCTGGTCGAGATTAAATCCGGGCTTGAAGAGGGCCAGAAGGTGGTGACTTCTGGACAGTTCCTGATTGACTCTGAAGCCAGCCTGCGCAGCGCGCTGCCGCAAATCGCCGGCCAGCAAGAAGAGATAAAAAGCTACTCGGCCCATGGCGTCATTAAGGCGGTGAGCGATGAGGCGGTGACCATCGCGCATCAGCCGGTCCCGGAGCTGAAGTGGCCGGCAATGATCATGGACTTCGCCATTAGCTCGCAGCAGCGGCAACAAATGCGACCCGGGGAGTCGGTCATGTTTAGTTTCGTCCTGACCGACGAAGGGGCGCGCGTCACCTCTGTAGTGCCGATGAACGGCGCTAAGGAGCAGCCATGA
- a CDS encoding efflux RND transporter permease subunit: protein MIAAVIRWSLRNRLLVLLATLIMAAWGVWSIQQAPLDALPDLSDTQVIIRVSYPGKAPQIVEDQVTYPLTTTMLSVPGAKTVRGFSMFGDSYVYVLFDDDTDPYWARSRVLEYLSQIQSSLPPEAKASLGPDATGVGWVFEYVLTDKSGQHSLGDLRAIQDWILKYELKTVADVSEVASVGGMVKEYQIVLNPDRLRALNVTHEQVISAIQSANQEGGGSVLELGEAEYMVRTTGYLKSIEDFNQVVIAARSGVPVLLSDVASVRRGPAIRRGVAELNGEGEVAGGIIIMRSGKNALTTINAVKTKLAEVQKSLPAGVEIVPVYDRSQLIKNSVETLSHKLIEEFIVVAVVCSLFLFHFRSALVAMITLPLGILGAFIVMHYQGVSANMMSLGGIAIAIGAMVDAAIVMIENMHKVLEQWRHEHPERQPSSADYWQITQHAASEVGPALFCSLLIITLSFIPVFTLEAQEGKMFSPLAFTKTWSMAVAAGLGITLVPVLMGYFIRGKIPDETANPLNRWLIRAYEPLLDKVLQWPKATLAAAGLLLVATLWPLAQLGSEFLPQIDEGDLLYMPSTLPGISSREAGRLLQQTDRLIKTIPEVQSVFGKAGRAESATDPAPLTMLETTIRFKPKSQWRPGMTMDKLISELDNAVKVPGIANVWVPPIRNRLDMLATGIKSPVGIKVNGNNLAEIEKTAGEIERIVRNVPGVTSALAERLDGGRYIDITIDRVKAARYGVSVKELQSVVASVVGGDNIGETIEGRERYPISVRYPREMRDSLQKLRELPVVTSSGAQVALSELADIAITDGPPMLKSENARLSDWIYVDIRGRDLKSAVDEMQSEVNKQVKLPEGISLTWSGQYEYLERATAKLKIVLPFTLLIIFILLYVTFSGVKDALLIMGTLPFSLVGGVWLLWLLDYNLSVAAAVGFIALAGVAAEFGVIMVLYLNQAIAKRRGQLDERVLNEAIHEGAVLRVRPKVMTVATIMAGLLPIMWGGGTGSEVMQRIAAPMIGGMITAPLLSMLVIPAVYLLTHRNKR from the coding sequence ATGATTGCCGCCGTTATCCGCTGGTCGTTGCGCAACCGCCTGCTGGTGCTGTTGGCAACGCTAATTATGGCCGCCTGGGGCGTCTGGTCGATACAGCAGGCGCCGCTCGATGCGCTGCCGGATCTCTCCGATACCCAGGTGATTATTCGCGTGAGCTATCCGGGCAAAGCGCCGCAGATTGTTGAAGATCAGGTGACCTACCCGCTAACCACTACCATGCTGTCGGTGCCGGGGGCAAAAACCGTGCGCGGCTTTTCCATGTTCGGCGATTCCTACGTTTACGTACTGTTCGATGACGATACCGACCCTTACTGGGCGCGCTCCCGGGTGCTGGAGTACCTGAGTCAGATCCAGAGCAGCCTGCCGCCGGAGGCGAAAGCTTCGCTGGGCCCGGATGCCACCGGCGTCGGCTGGGTGTTTGAATATGTGCTCACTGATAAAAGCGGCCAGCATAGCCTCGGCGACCTGCGGGCGATTCAGGACTGGATCCTCAAATATGAACTGAAAACCGTGGCGGATGTTTCAGAGGTCGCCAGCGTCGGCGGGATGGTGAAAGAGTATCAGATTGTCCTTAATCCTGACCGGCTGCGGGCGCTGAACGTGACTCACGAACAGGTGATTAGCGCGATTCAGAGCGCTAACCAGGAAGGGGGCGGCTCGGTGCTTGAGCTGGGCGAAGCCGAATATATGGTGCGCACCACCGGCTACCTGAAGTCTATTGAGGACTTTAATCAGGTCGTTATCGCTGCGCGCAGCGGCGTGCCGGTACTGCTTTCCGATGTCGCCAGCGTGCGACGCGGCCCGGCAATCCGGCGCGGCGTCGCCGAGCTGAACGGCGAAGGAGAAGTGGCGGGTGGGATTATCATTATGCGCTCGGGTAAAAACGCCCTGACCACGATTAATGCGGTGAAGACCAAACTGGCGGAAGTGCAAAAAAGTCTGCCCGCCGGGGTAGAGATTGTCCCGGTCTATGACCGTTCGCAGCTGATAAAAAACTCGGTCGAAACCCTGAGTCATAAACTTATTGAGGAGTTTATCGTCGTTGCGGTGGTCTGCTCGCTATTTCTGTTCCACTTCCGCAGCGCGCTGGTGGCGATGATCACGCTGCCGCTGGGTATCCTCGGCGCCTTTATCGTGATGCACTATCAGGGCGTCAGCGCCAATATGATGTCGCTCGGCGGGATTGCGATTGCCATCGGGGCGATGGTCGATGCGGCGATCGTGATGATTGAAAATATGCACAAGGTACTGGAGCAGTGGCGGCATGAGCATCCCGAGCGCCAGCCATCCTCCGCCGATTACTGGCAGATAACCCAGCACGCGGCGTCGGAAGTGGGGCCCGCGCTGTTTTGCAGCCTGCTGATTATCACCCTGTCGTTTATCCCGGTCTTCACCCTTGAAGCGCAGGAAGGCAAGATGTTCTCGCCGCTGGCCTTCACCAAAACCTGGTCGATGGCGGTGGCCGCTGGTCTTGGAATTACGCTGGTTCCAGTACTGATGGGCTACTTTATTCGCGGAAAAATTCCCGATGAAACCGCCAATCCCCTTAACCGCTGGCTGATTCGCGCCTACGAACCGCTGCTGGATAAGGTTCTGCAGTGGCCGAAGGCGACGTTGGCGGCGGCAGGCCTGCTGCTGGTCGCCACGCTGTGGCCGCTGGCGCAGCTCGGCAGCGAATTTTTGCCGCAAATTGACGAAGGCGACCTGCTGTATATGCCGTCCACGCTACCAGGGATCTCCAGCCGTGAAGCCGGACGTCTGCTGCAGCAGACCGATCGTCTGATTAAGACCATCCCTGAAGTACAAAGCGTGTTCGGTAAGGCCGGGCGGGCGGAGAGCGCCACCGACCCGGCACCGCTGACGATGCTGGAAACCACCATCAGGTTCAAACCGAAAAGTCAATGGCGGCCCGGCATGACCATGGATAAGCTTATCAGCGAACTGGACAATGCGGTGAAAGTGCCGGGGATTGCCAACGTCTGGGTACCGCCGATTCGTAACCGCCTGGATATGCTGGCGACCGGTATCAAAAGCCCGGTCGGCATCAAAGTGAACGGTAACAATCTGGCGGAGATTGAAAAAACCGCCGGGGAAATTGAACGTATCGTGCGTAACGTACCGGGCGTGACGTCGGCGCTGGCGGAACGTCTCGATGGCGGCCGCTATATTGATATCACTATCGATCGGGTGAAAGCCGCTCGTTACGGCGTGTCGGTGAAGGAACTGCAGTCGGTAGTCGCCAGCGTCGTCGGCGGCGATAACATTGGCGAAACCATTGAGGGGCGCGAACGCTACCCGATAAGCGTTCGCTATCCGCGCGAAATGCGCGATTCGCTGCAAAAGCTGCGTGAACTGCCGGTGGTGACCAGCAGCGGGGCGCAGGTGGCGCTGTCCGAGCTGGCGGATATCGCCATTACCGACGGCCCGCCGATGCTTAAAAGCGAAAATGCGCGCCTGTCTGACTGGATCTACGTGGATATTCGCGGGCGCGACCTGAAGTCCGCGGTTGATGAAATGCAGAGCGAAGTCAACAAACAGGTCAAGCTGCCGGAAGGTATCTCACTGACTTGGTCAGGGCAGTATGAGTACCTGGAACGCGCGACGGCGAAGCTGAAAATCGTACTGCCGTTCACCCTGCTGATTATCTTTATTCTGCTTTACGTCACCTTCAGTGGGGTTAAAGACGCGCTGTTGATTATGGGCACTTTGCCGTTTTCGCTGGTAGGCGGCGTCTGGCTGCTCTGGCTGCTGGACTATAACCTGTCGGTGGCTGCCGCCGTTGGCTTTATTGCGCTCGCCGGCGTGGCGGCGGAGTTTGGGGTCATCATGGTGCTCTATTTAAACCAGGCGATTGCCAAACGCCGAGGACAGCTGGATGAGCGGGTTCTCAACGAGGCGATTCATGAAGGGGCGGTGCTGCGCGTGCGTCCGAAAGTGATGACCGTCGCGACGATTATGGCGGGTCTGTTGCCAATTATGTGGGGCGGCGGCACCGGTTCAGAGGTGATGCAGCGTATTGCCGCGCCGATGATCGGCGGAATGATCACCGCGCCGCTGCTGTCGATGCTGGTGATCCCGGCAGTCTACCTGTTGACGCACCGCAACAAGCGTTAA
- a CDS encoding tagaturonate reductase — translation MKTLNRRDFPGAQYPERIIQFGEGNFLRAFIDWQIDLLNEHTDLNSGVVIVRPIESAFPPSLSTQDGLYTTIIRGLNEKGEAVSDARLIRSVNREISAYADYAELLRLAHNPDMRFVFSNTTEAGISYHAGDRFDDAPAVSYPAKLTRLLFERYSHFSGAADKGWVIVPCELIDYNGEALRELVLRYAQEWALPQAFITWLDEANAFCSTLVDRIVTGYPRDEAAQIEEQLGYKDGFLDTAEHFYLFVIQGPKSLATELRLDRFPLNVLIVDDIKPYKERKVAILNGAHTALVPVAFQAGLDTVGEAMNDAEICSFVEKAIYEEIIPVLDLPRDELESFASAVTGRFRNPYIKHQLLSIALNGMTKYRTRILPQLLAGQKKEGRLPPRLTFALAALIAFYRGERNGESYPVQDDAEWMESYQALWARHRDAQISTSELVKAVLSVESHWEQDLTKVSGLVEQVTLDLDAILHDGMRAAVKPLC, via the coding sequence GTGAAAACATTAAACCGTCGCGATTTCCCGGGCGCGCAGTACCCTGAACGCATCATTCAGTTTGGTGAAGGCAACTTCCTGCGCGCGTTTATCGACTGGCAGATCGATCTCCTTAACGAGCATACCGACCTGAATTCCGGGGTGGTGATCGTGCGTCCGATTGAGAGTGCTTTTCCGCCGTCGCTCAGCACCCAGGATGGTCTCTATACCACGATAATTCGCGGTCTGAATGAGAAGGGCGAAGCGGTCAGCGACGCGCGCCTGATTCGCTCCGTTAATCGCGAAATCAGCGCCTATGCAGATTACGCTGAGCTGCTGCGTCTGGCGCATAATCCGGATATGCGGTTTGTGTTTTCCAATACCACCGAAGCCGGGATTAGTTATCACGCGGGAGATCGTTTCGACGATGCGCCTGCGGTAAGCTATCCGGCCAAATTGACCCGCCTGCTGTTTGAACGCTACAGCCATTTTTCTGGCGCGGCGGATAAAGGTTGGGTCATCGTTCCCTGCGAGCTGATTGATTATAACGGTGAAGCGCTACGTGAACTGGTCCTGCGCTATGCGCAGGAGTGGGCGCTTCCGCAAGCCTTTATCACCTGGCTGGATGAGGCCAACGCCTTCTGCTCCACGCTGGTAGACCGGATAGTCACCGGCTATCCGCGCGATGAAGCCGCGCAGATTGAAGAACAGTTAGGCTATAAAGATGGTTTCCTCGATACCGCAGAACACTTCTACCTGTTTGTTATTCAGGGGCCAAAATCTCTGGCCACCGAGCTGCGTCTCGACAGATTCCCGCTTAACGTGCTAATCGTTGACGATATTAAGCCGTATAAAGAGCGCAAAGTGGCGATTCTGAACGGGGCGCACACCGCGCTGGTGCCGGTAGCTTTTCAGGCGGGCCTGGACACCGTGGGTGAGGCGATGAACGATGCGGAAATCTGTTCTTTTGTTGAAAAGGCGATTTATGAAGAGATTATTCCGGTACTCGATCTGCCGCGAGATGAGCTTGAATCTTTCGCCAGCGCGGTAACCGGCCGTTTCCGTAACCCGTATATCAAGCATCAGCTGCTGTCTATTGCCCTGAACGGTATGACTAAATACCGTACCCGCATTCTCCCGCAGCTGCTGGCGGGGCAGAAAAAAGAGGGCCGGCTTCCGCCGCGCCTGACCTTTGCCCTGGCGGCGTTGATTGCGTTTTATCGCGGGGAGCGTAACGGCGAGAGCTATCCGGTACAGGATGACGCCGAATGGATGGAGAGCTATCAGGCGCTGTGGGCCCGGCATCGGGATGCGCAAATCAGTACCAGCGAACTGGTAAAAGCGGTGCTGTCCGTGGAGTCCCACTGGGAGCAGGACCTGACCAAAGTCTCCGGCCTGGTGGAACAGGTGACGCTGGATCTGGACGCAATCCTGCACGACGGCATGCGCGCTGCCGTTAAGCCGTTGTGCTGA